The following coding sequences are from one Rutidosis leptorrhynchoides isolate AG116_Rl617_1_P2 chromosome 11, CSIRO_AGI_Rlap_v1, whole genome shotgun sequence window:
- the LOC139876271 gene encoding putative disease resistance RPP13-like protein 1, protein MAIGELVLGAFLSVLFDKLAYPELMRLARSARVDSELDKWRSTLALIQSVLVDAGKKHLENTPIQLWLNELHHLAYDIDNVLDDLATEAMRHQLNQQSVASTSKVLKYIPNQFHALKYGRKMISKLDEITSKLDSLVKEITILGLISNVEKSHTASRPRSEETSLVDVSGFVGREGDKEALLEKLLGNESFNLGREGNEVVQNYSVVSIVGLGGIGKTTVAQILYNEKEVKDHFELTSWICVSDEFNVEKISYAIYKDVSGEDTEFKTLNQLQVALSEKLSKKKFLIVLDDVWNEDYKKWELLQRPFGEGASGSKVIVTTRKTMVASVMDSIQAYPMEVLSNDEALSLFAQHALGKQNFDSHPTLKSHGESIVKKCGGLPLSLTTLGRVLRRKTKEEEWEELLNSEIWNLQNEEKILPALRLSYYDLPPHLKQMFAYCCLFPKDYLFEKNELVLLWMAEGFLVKSEGRSMESLGRDCFEELVSRSFFQHSSIDKSQYTMHDLISDLAMSVAGEFFFMQDDKIDLHDKNMSSEKFHHFSFIRQDYGPYRMFKVLERSRRMRTFLAMSVRRPYDSQKFFLSNKVLKELIPKLQFLRVLNLANYSITEVPHSISNLKHMRYLNFCNTPITCLPEQIGDLYNLQSLLLSGCLNLSRLPDSCVKLINLRHLDISDTPELNETPVGIGGLTSLQTLSKVIIGGASGFKISVLKNLLHLEGEITIKGLHKVINKIHAKEANLIQKKGLCDLELDWSHDITDGTHNAIMEYEVFEALRPSEYMNSLKILYYMGIELPSWVGDPSFVCLTELTLRGCRSCTCLPTLGRLPSLKKMFVESLNGLKRLGPELLGHADSCNDIAFPSLEVLEFKDMEGWEEWSTSGADKDGILGLFPRLREISIEKCFKLDVVVIDLIPSLEVLHVEGCSVKVLQRMVGLSSSIVTLTMEDIKGLTHLDGEIVKHLQKVEYLSISRCDEITNLWESELDILVSLKTLKVRGCVKLVSLAESKKMNLVISSMSCIREVKIQDCPKLEGYSCPNSIEKLKIENCDSMTSLTFPPLDNLPSTLKVFKLEHCHNLEVNWAFSNLFSSLGTLQLFNVSNLRLFPEGCLVHLTHLSISNCENIESIPEKGFGFLPLLCLRYLFIGYCKNIVSFPHEHLQSLTSLDQMGIYSCPSMVFSSGGLWPPNLSFLVMGGLKNGMCEWGMQHFPTSLVYLVLFGDNKPGVVRFAEKTEDGEGEFLRRNPLSSFLLPSSLTHLHISGFEELESVSKGMEHLTSLEQLKIHDCPKLKDLPETQLPSLSLLQLRNPSRELSKKCRRRRRKGKYWPTISQIPDFRIEQDE, encoded by the coding sequence ATGGCTATTGGTGAACTCGTTCTTGGTGCATTCCTCAGTGTTCTATTTGACAAACTGGCTTACCCTGAATTGATGAGGCTAGCTCGATCTGCGAGAGTAGATTCTGAGCTCGACAAATGGCGCAGCACCTTGGCCCTGATACAATCAGTGCTTGTTGATGCAGGGAAGAAGCACTTGGAAAATACTCCTATTCAATTATGGTTGAATGAACTTCATCATTTGGCTTATGACATAGATAATGTACTCGATGATTTGGCTACTGAAGCTATGCGTCACCAGTTGAATCAACAATCTGTTGCCAGCACCAGTAAGGTATTGAAGTATATTCCAAACCAATTTCATGCTCTTAAATATGGTCGGAAGATGATCTCTAAACTAGATGAGATTACATCCAAATTGGATTCTCTTGTTAAGGAGATCACTATATTAGGTTTGATTAGTAACGTTGAAAAGTCACATACAGCGAGTCGGCCTCGATCAGAAGAAACTTCACTGGTTGATGTTTCTGGATTTGTGGGTCGGGAAGGTGATAAAGAGGCATTGCTTGAGAAGTTGTTGGGGAACGAATCATTTAATTTGGGCAGGGAAGGGAATGAAGTTGTACAAAACTATAGTGTCGTGTCTATTGTGGGTCTGGGTGGAATAGGCAAAACTACTGTTGCCCAAATTTTATACAATGAAAAAGAAGTGAAAGATCACTTTGAACTTACTTCCTGGATTTGTGTCTCTGATGAGTTCAATGTTGAAAAAATTAGTTATGCTATTTATAAAGATGTAAGTGGGGAGGACACAGAATTTAAAACTCTAAATCAGCTTCAAGTGGCCCTTTCAGAAAAACTTTCAAAGAAAAAGTTCTTGATTGTTCTAGACGATGTCTGGAACGAAGACTACAAGAAGTGGGAACTACTCCAACGCCCTTTTGGTGAAGGGGCATCTGGAAGTAAAGTCATCGTGACAACAAGGAAAACCATGGTTGCATCAGTGATGGACTCAATTCAAGCTTACCCTATGGAGGTTTTATCAAATGATGAAGCTCTATCTTTGTTTGCTCAACATGCGTTGGGTAAACAAAACTTCGATTCACATCCAACACTCAAGTCACATGGTGAAAGTATCGTGAAGAAATGTGGCGGCTTGCCTTTGTCTTTGACAACACTTGGGAGAGTGTTGAGAAGAAAAACAAAAGAGGAAGAGTGGGAGGAGCTTTTGAATAGTGAAATATGGAATCTACAGAACGAAGAGAAGATTCTTCCAGCTCTGAGACTAAGCTATTATGATCTACCACCTCATTTGAAGCAAATGTTTGCTTATTGTTGCTTATTCCCCAAAGATTACTTGTTCGAGAAGAACGAACTAGTCCTTTTGTGGATGGCTGAGGGGTTCTTGGTGAAGTCAGAAGGCAGATCAATGGAGAGTTTAGGTCGAGATTGTTTTGAAGAGTTGGTGTCTAGGTCATTTTTTCAGCATTCAAGTATTGATAAATCACAATATACAATGCATGACCTGATAAGTGACTTGGCCATGAGTGTTGCAGGAGAGTTCTTTTTTATGCAGGATGATAAAATTGATCTGCATGACAAGAACATGTCTTCGGAGAAATTCCACCACTTCTCATTTATTCGTCAAGACTATGGACCGTACAGAATGTTTAAGGTTCTCGAAAGATCTAGACGCATGCGTACCTTTTTAGCTATGTCGGTTAGAAGGCCATATGATAGTCAAAAATTCTTCTTATCGAACAAGGTTCTTAAAGAACTAATTCCCAAATTGCAGTTTTTAAGGGTACTAAACCTCGCAAATTATTCAATTACAGAAGTACCACATTCCATTAGTAATCTCAAGCACATGAGGTACCTCAACTTTTGCAATACTCCTATCACATGTTTACCCGAACAAATAGGTGATCTTTATAATCTACAAAGCTTGTTGCTCTCAGGTTGTCTAAACCTATCTAGATTGCCGGATAGTTGTGTAAAGTTAATTAACTTGCGACATCTTGATATTAGTGATACTCCGGAGTTGAATGAGACACCAGTAGGCATTGGTGGGTTGACGAGTCTACAAACTCTATCCAAAGTCATTATTGGTGGAGCTAGTGGGTTCAAAATATCTGTTCTTAAAAACCTATTGCACCTTGAAGGTGAGATTACCATTAAAGGGCTTCACAAAGTTATTAACAAAATCCATGCCAAGGAAGCCAACTTAATACAGAAGAAGGGACTTTGTGATTTGGAGCTCGATTGGAGTCACGATATCACTGATGGTACTCACAATGCAATAATGGAATATGAAGTATTTGAAGCACTAAGGCCATCTGAGTATATGAATAGTCTCAAGATTCTGTACTACATGGGAATAGAACTTCCTAGTTGGGTTGGAGATCCCTCCTTTGTTTGCTTAACCGAGCTTACTTTACGTGGTTGTCGAAGTTGTACATGTCTACCGACACTTGGACGTCTTCCGTCACTTAAGAAGATGTTTGTTGAAAGCTTGAATGGGTTGAAAAGACTCGGTCCAGAGTTACTTGGACATGCGGATTCTTGCAATGATATTGCATTTCCATCGCTTGAAGTTTTGGAATTTAAAGATATGGAGGGTTGGGAGGAATGGTCAACGAGTGGTGCTGATAAAGATGGAATACTTGGATTGTTTCCTCGTCTTCGTGAGATTTCTATTGAAAAATGTTTTAAACTGGATGTAGTAGTAATTGACTTGATACCTTCACTTGAGGTTTTACACGTAGAAGGATGTTCGGTAAAAGTGTTACAACGCATGGTTGGCTTGTCTTCATCAATTGTTACATTGACAATGGAGGATATTAAAGGACTGACTCATTTAGATGGAGAAATTGTGAAGCATCTCCAGAAAGTTGAATATCTAAGCATTTCAAGGTGTGACGAAATTACCAACTTGTGGGAATCAGAATTAGACATTCTTGTGAGTTTAAAGACTTTGAAAGTGAGAGGGTGTGTGAAGTTGGTGTCATTAGCAGAGAGCAAAAAGATGAATTTGGTGATTAGTAGCATGTCTTGTATTAGAGAAGTGAAGATTCAGGATTGTCCAAAATTGGAGGGTTACAGTTGTCCAAATAGTATCGAGAAGCTGAAGATAGAAAATTGTGATTCAATGACATCCTTGACCTTCCCACCACTAGACAACCTCCCATCTACATTGAAGGTTTTTAAATTGGAGCATTGTCATAATCTGGAGGTGAATTGggctttcagcaacttgttttcatCACTTGGAACTCTTCAACTTTTTAATGTTTCGAATCTGAGGTTGTTTCCAGAAGGATGTTTAGTTCATCTCACTCATTTGAGTATTAGTAATTGTGAGAACATAGAATCGATTCCAGAAAAAGGTTTTGGTTTTCTTCCTCTTCTTTGCCTAAGATATCTTTTTATCGGTTATTGCAAGAATATAGTGTCATTTCCTCATGAGCATTTGCAAAGTCTCACATCTTTGGATCAGATGGGCATATACAGTTGTCCAAGTATGGTATTTTCTAGTGGTGGTTTGTGGCCTCCTAATTTAAGTTTTTTAGTAATGGGAGGGTTAAAGAATGGAATGTGTGAGTGGGGGATGCAACATTTTCCAACCTCACTTGTTTACCTAGTTTTATTTGGTGATAATAAGCCTGGAGTGGTTAGATTTGCAGAAAAGACAGAAGATGGAGAGGGGGAATTTCTGAGGAGAAATCCATTGTCTTCTTTTCTACTTCCATCATCTCTGACTCATCTACATATATCTGGTTTTGAAGAATTGGAATCAGTTTCAAAAGGCATGGAACACCTCACCTCTCTTGAGCAACTTAAAATTCATGATTGCCCGAAGCTTAAAGATCTGCCTGAGACGCAACTCCCTTCACTTTCACTTTTGCAGCTAAGGAACCCTTCAAGAGAATTGAGTAAAAaatgtagaagaagaagaagaaaaggcaAATACTGGCCCACCATCTCTCAAATCCCCGATTTCAGAATTGAACAAGACGAGTAA